In the genome of Massilia sp. W12, the window ATATAATATTGCCGCTTGCCGCAGCGCATTTTGTAAAGCGTTTGAGGCAGCGTTTTTTGTGTGGAGTGGATGTGGACGATAATCTGGTAAATACAGTGAGGGCGTGGTTTGAGGCGGCCTTGCTGGCGCCAGCGCCGCCTATTGGCCATGTCCCCCTGAAAATCAGCCCGTAGCGCCTTGCTCGCTTAACTGCTTGAGCAAAAGCAGGGCTTGCGGCCATGCTTCGTTCATGAATTGTTCCCACTCTGCCGGCACGTCCAACTCGATCAGCAAATTGACGCCTGCGGGAATGCTGACGAAGGTGTAGTTTTCATAGCATGGGGCCCAGGCGCGCACCGCATCGCTGCTGGTATCTTCCACGCCATTCGAGATCATTCCCAAGTGACGGATTGAAATGAATTCATCTTTCCGGCTTTGCGCGATTTCGGACAGCATGCCGTCGCCGGATGGTTGGGCCAGAAAACGGATCTTCGCCCCTTCTTCCCACGAGCCTTCATAGTAACTGCCGGCGGAAAATGCAGATGTCCAGCGCTGGTAGCTGTCCGCCTCTGTCACGGTGCGCCACACCGTTGAGGCGGGCGCGTGGATGGTGATGTTGAATTGAATGTGTTTCAGGGAAGACATATGCAAGGCTCCTGGGTGATATGGCGGGGCGAGGGAAATACAGCAATTTCCCGGCAGCCTAAGATAGCATGCTTTGCGGCCCGTTTTTGCTTGCCGGCAGCTGGCTGAGGCGCCGCTTGCCGACCGTTTGCAGATCCTGATCAAGCCGCATTTCTGCTCAGGCCTTGATGATATAAGGCTCTGTCGCGAGTGACTCGCGCAAGGCGTCAAACTGCGCCAGATGCGCCGGCAAATACAATGACACCGCGCGCCAGGGTGCGTCTTCCTCGCCGATGATTTGCTGGGCTGAGGCAAGCGCAGCGGGCAGCGCCAAGGCCAGCCAGTTTTCGCGCGATTGCGGCAGATCTGTGATCACAATATGCGGCCAGGCCGGCCACTTAATCTGCTTAAGCATCACGCCTTCGCCGAATTCGCAGAAATCGAGCAGGCGCACCGCAGAGAAATCGCAATCTTGCATGCTGAACGTACTTGTTTCATCTTCCGCGCCGAAGCGGCAGCCGCTGTACTTTCCCTCGAAAACACAAGCCTGCAGCGTGCAATCCGTCAGGCGCCAGCCCTTCATTTCCCGGCGCGCTTGAATGGTGCATTGCTGCAGCGTCGAAGCGAAAATATTGACATGCGAAGCGCCGCAAAAAATCGCGATTTCACAATCCAGCAGCGTGCAATTGAGAATAAAGTCCTGCGATTTCCCTTTGCCGATTTCAATCCGTTTGCCAACCAGGGTTTGTCCCTTGATGTGATGATGGCCATCGGGGTGATTCGCTAAAAGAAGTTCGCGTTTGGGCTTTTGCATAGGGTTTCTCTGCCTGGATTGTTTGAGAATGTGGCGCCGCCAACACGCC includes:
- a CDS encoding SRPBCC domain-containing protein, with translation MSSLKHIQFNITIHAPASTVWRTVTEADSYQRWTSAFSAGSYYEGSWEEGAKIRFLAQPSGDGMLSEIAQSRKDEFISIRHLGMISNGVEDTSSDAVRAWAPCYENYTFVSIPAGVNLLIELDVPAEWEQFMNEAWPQALLLLKQLSEQGATG